In Blastocatellia bacterium, the following are encoded in one genomic region:
- a CDS encoding PLP-dependent aspartate aminotransferase family protein has protein sequence MRFTTKQIHAGVEPDPVTGAILTPIYQSTTFVQDSVDAYMAKGYSYSRAGNPTVRALEKKLAALEGGADAVCYASGMAAIQAVLQAFVNAGDHVIVSDVAYGGTYRLCTRIFSRFGVAFTFADTSNPDDVRRSLRDTTRLILTETPANPTLKLTDIVAISDIAQARGILHAVDNTFLTPYYQRPIELGADLVIHSTTKYLDGHNATIGGAVVARTVEQAEQLRFIQKATGVIMSPQVAWLTLQGCKTLSVRMDQQSENAMRIAEFLESHPSVQRVCYPGLESFPQYELAKRQAAGFGAMIWFEVHGGVAAGKKLMDSVRLWSLAENLGSVESLVTHPVTMTHADVDEAERKRVGITDGLVRLSVGLEDVQDLIEDLRQALERL, from the coding sequence ATGCGATTTACAACCAAACAAATTCACGCTGGCGTCGAACCCGATCCGGTGACCGGAGCCATCCTCACGCCGATCTATCAATCAACAACCTTTGTGCAAGATTCGGTGGATGCATACATGGCGAAGGGGTATTCGTACTCACGCGCGGGTAATCCGACGGTGCGAGCGCTTGAAAAAAAGCTGGCTGCCTTAGAGGGCGGCGCCGATGCTGTCTGTTATGCCTCAGGCATGGCGGCCATTCAAGCTGTATTGCAGGCATTCGTTAACGCTGGCGATCATGTGATTGTATCCGACGTGGCGTATGGCGGCACCTATCGGTTATGCACGAGAATCTTTTCGCGCTTTGGCGTGGCGTTCACGTTTGCTGATACGTCGAATCCCGATGATGTGCGACGCAGTTTGCGCGACACGACGCGACTCATTCTGACGGAAACGCCTGCCAATCCGACGTTGAAGTTGACCGATATTGTAGCTATCTCGGACATCGCACAAGCGCGGGGCATTCTTCATGCGGTGGACAATACGTTTCTCACTCCCTACTACCAACGACCTATTGAGTTGGGCGCTGATTTGGTCATTCATAGCACGACCAAGTATCTCGATGGTCACAACGCAACTATCGGCGGGGCCGTCGTCGCTCGCACAGTTGAGCAGGCTGAGCAGTTGCGGTTCATCCAGAAAGCGACCGGCGTAATCATGTCGCCGCAGGTGGCGTGGTTGACCTTGCAAGGGTGCAAGACGCTCTCGGTGCGCATGGATCAACAGTCGGAAAATGCGATGAGGATCGCTGAGTTCCTGGAGTCGCATCCGAGCGTGCAACGGGTTTGCTATCCTGGTTTGGAGTCGTTTCCACAATACGAATTGGCGAAACGCCAGGCAGCCGGCTTCGGCGCGATGATCTGGTTTGAAGTGCATGGTGGCGTGGCCGCCGGAAAGAAACTGATGGATTCAGTCAGACTCTGGAGTTTGGCCGAGAACCTCGGTTCTGTCGAATCGTTGGTCACGCACCCCGTCACGATGACGCACGCCGACGTGGATGAAGCCGAACGAAAACGTGTGGGAATTACCGATGGGCTTGTGCGACTTTCTGTTGGCCTGGAAGATGTCCAGGACTTGATCGAAGACTTACGGCAAGCGTTGGAGCGTCTGTGA
- a CDS encoding amidohydrolase family protein, with product MRRSQTLLLMALLVSFGLTTMRFSSAAQGPVYAIKNAQIVTMAGPPIERGTVVIRNGRIAAVGANVSIPGNAQVIEAAGLAVYPGMIDSHTSIGLTEIGQVRATVDTTELGEFNPHMRAIVAVHPASELIPVTRLNGITSVITRPAGGTLSGQAALINLDGWTWEEMALKPSVGIVFNYPSLRSGRFFDFNTFEFQERSFERAKRERDEKLDKIRKLLDDTRAYIKAKEARSRSFNPDHVLEALIPVVKGDMPLIVSAERQRDITSAIEFTSEQKVKMILSGGDEAWKVASLLKEKNIPVLLGPILSLPNDEDEPYDQPFTTAKKLLDAGVKFAFQTGDSSNARNLPYHAAMCVAFGLPREEALKALTIYPAQIWGVADQIGSIEVGKLANLAVWDGDPLEIRSQVKHLFIKGRSIPLKSKHTELYERYRNRP from the coding sequence ATGAGAAGGTCGCAAACCTTGCTACTGATGGCTCTGTTGGTGTCATTTGGTTTGACTACAATGCGGTTCTCGTCGGCAGCGCAAGGGCCTGTCTACGCGATTAAAAATGCCCAGATTGTGACCATGGCCGGGCCTCCCATCGAGCGGGGAACCGTGGTCATCCGTAATGGCCGCATCGCCGCCGTTGGCGCCAATGTCAGCATTCCCGGCAATGCACAAGTGATCGAGGCAGCCGGACTGGCCGTGTACCCCGGCATGATAGACTCACATACCAGCATCGGTCTGACGGAAATCGGTCAGGTACGCGCCACCGTAGATACGACGGAATTGGGTGAGTTCAATCCGCACATGCGAGCGATCGTGGCTGTTCACCCGGCCAGTGAATTGATTCCGGTGACTCGCCTCAACGGTATCACGTCAGTCATCACGCGGCCGGCGGGCGGTACACTCTCCGGTCAAGCGGCGCTGATCAACCTGGATGGGTGGACGTGGGAAGAGATGGCGTTGAAACCATCTGTGGGCATCGTCTTCAACTATCCGAGCCTGCGCAGCGGACGCTTCTTCGATTTCAACACCTTCGAGTTTCAAGAGCGCAGCTTCGAGCGGGCCAAAAGAGAACGCGATGAGAAACTGGACAAAATTCGCAAACTGCTGGACGATACCCGCGCCTACATCAAAGCTAAAGAAGCTCGATCACGCAGCTTCAACCCGGATCACGTGCTGGAGGCGCTCATACCGGTCGTCAAGGGCGACATGCCATTGATTGTATCCGCTGAGCGTCAACGCGACATCACCAGCGCGATTGAGTTCACCTCTGAGCAAAAGGTCAAAATGATCCTCAGCGGTGGCGATGAAGCATGGAAAGTGGCCTCGTTGCTCAAGGAAAAGAATATCCCCGTCTTGCTCGGACCGATCCTGAGCCTGCCAAATGACGAGGATGAACCATACGATCAACCCTTCACCACCGCTAAGAAATTGCTAGACGCCGGCGTTAAATTCGCTTTTCAAACCGGCGACAGCTCGAATGCTAGGAATTTGCCATATCATGCTGCCATGTGTGTGGCCTTTGGACTGCCCCGCGAAGAAGCGCTGAAGGCACTGACGATCTATCCGGCGCAAATCTGGGGTGTCGCCGATCAAATCGGGAGCATCGAAGTCGGCAAGCTGGCTAATTTGGCTGTGTGGGATGGTGATCCATTGGAGATTCGCTCGCAGGTGAAGCATCTGTTCATTAAGGGCCGATCCATTCCGCTGAAGAGCAAACACACAGAGCTGTACGAGCGCTATCGCAACCGGCCTTAA
- a CDS encoding glutamate-cysteine ligase family protein — translation MGEHNIDRHLEPEQLRSFMKSLLRELEALEHMIANGMIESDVRRIGAEQELFIVDQAWRPAPLALEILEALTDPHYTTEIGLFNLEINLDPLAFAGDCFSRMEQELTDRLNRVRTVAQKLGAEIVLTGILPTIRKSDLDIRNLTPKPRYLALNHALSKLRGGAYEFRLKGTDELIVKHDSMMLEACCTSFQAHFQTDAEHFARLYNVAQVISAPVLAAAANSPLLFGRQLWRETRIPLFQQAVDTRSASYHLRERCSRVSFGQRWMDQSVLEFFREDIARFKVILGAYIAEDPFAVLQQGLPPELKAFRVFNGTVYRWNRPCYGIVNGKAHLRIEMRALPAGPTVADEVANAAFFYGLLNALHHEVPDITKVIEFHHAEANFLAAAEMGLDAHMTWLGGRTIPAQTLIAQQLIPQAREGLAAAGIAASDIDRYLGILHERIISGQTGSQWLLNSFCKLKKEGTRDEVLTALTAATVNRQWQGAAVHQWPLAQLEEGRAMKPSDLRVEEFMTTDLFTVEPHEPIELVAHLMDWRHIRHVPVEDEQGRLVGLVSCFEIMRYLRQQPDRVGNEPIAVSTIMQPNPITVTPETSMVDAIALMRRERVDSLPVVKDERLVGIVTEHDFLNIVARFLSHTQPEPAPSLLRERRRFKVKKAHVS, via the coding sequence ATGGGCGAACATAATATTGATCGTCATTTGGAGCCGGAGCAGCTTCGTTCGTTTATGAAGTCTCTGTTGCGCGAACTGGAAGCGCTCGAGCACATGATCGCCAATGGGATGATCGAATCAGATGTGCGCCGGATTGGCGCAGAGCAGGAACTGTTCATCGTGGATCAGGCATGGCGCCCGGCGCCGCTGGCGCTCGAGATACTGGAAGCACTGACAGACCCACACTACACGACAGAAATCGGCCTGTTCAACCTGGAGATCAATCTTGATCCATTGGCATTCGCCGGTGATTGTTTCTCGCGCATGGAACAAGAACTGACCGATCGGCTCAACCGCGTCAGAACGGTTGCGCAGAAACTCGGCGCGGAGATTGTGCTGACTGGTATTTTGCCCACGATCCGCAAATCCGACCTTGACATACGAAACCTCACGCCCAAGCCGCGCTACCTGGCGTTAAATCACGCGCTGAGCAAGCTGCGAGGCGGAGCTTATGAATTTCGACTCAAAGGAACGGATGAGCTGATCGTCAAGCACGACTCGATGATGTTGGAGGCTTGTTGTACCAGTTTCCAGGCGCATTTCCAAACCGATGCCGAGCATTTCGCCCGTCTGTACAATGTGGCTCAAGTCATCAGCGCGCCTGTGCTGGCCGCGGCAGCCAATTCGCCGCTGCTCTTTGGTCGTCAACTATGGCGTGAGACGCGCATCCCTTTATTCCAGCAGGCCGTTGATACGCGCAGCGCCAGTTATCATCTGCGGGAGCGATGCTCGCGCGTCAGCTTCGGTCAACGCTGGATGGATCAGTCGGTGCTGGAATTTTTCCGCGAAGACATTGCCCGCTTCAAAGTGATTTTGGGGGCATACATTGCCGAAGATCCGTTTGCTGTGCTACAGCAAGGACTGCCGCCGGAGTTGAAAGCCTTTCGTGTATTCAACGGCACGGTCTATCGCTGGAATCGGCCTTGCTACGGAATCGTCAATGGCAAAGCACATCTGCGTATCGAAATGCGTGCGCTGCCGGCTGGGCCGACGGTGGCCGACGAAGTGGCGAACGCAGCATTCTTTTATGGCCTCTTGAACGCGCTGCATCACGAAGTCCCCGACATCACCAAGGTCATTGAGTTTCATCATGCCGAAGCGAATTTTCTGGCCGCCGCGGAAATGGGACTTGATGCGCACATGACGTGGCTCGGCGGCCGAACGATTCCGGCGCAAACACTGATCGCGCAGCAATTGATCCCGCAAGCCCGCGAAGGCCTGGCCGCCGCCGGCATTGCCGCGTCGGATATTGACCGGTATCTGGGCATTCTGCATGAGCGAATTATCTCAGGACAGACTGGCTCACAGTGGCTGCTCAATTCATTCTGCAAACTGAAAAAAGAAGGGACCCGCGATGAAGTACTCACCGCTCTGACGGCGGCCACCGTCAATCGTCAATGGCAGGGAGCGGCTGTTCACCAATGGCCGCTGGCCCAGTTGGAGGAAGGACGAGCCATGAAACCCAGCGATTTACGCGTCGAAGAATTTATGACCACTGATCTGTTCACCGTCGAACCACACGAACCCATCGAGCTGGTCGCCCATCTGATGGATTGGCGACACATCCGGCACGTGCCTGTCGAAGATGAGCAAGGACGGCTCGTCGGACTCGTCTCGTGTTTTGAAATCATGCGATACCTTCGTCAGCAACCGGATCGAGTGGGCAATGAACCGATCGCTGTGAGCACCATCATGCAACCTAATCCAATCACGGTCACGCCAGAAACATCAATGGTGGACGCAATCGCGCTGATGCGGCGGGAACGGGTTGATTCCCTGCCCGTCGTCAAAGATGAGCGACTGGTCGGCATTGTGACGGAGCATGACTTCCTCAACATCGTGGCTCGATTTCTGTCCCACACTCAGCCAGAACCGGCTCCATCACTCCTCAGAGAGCGCCGACGCTTCAAAGTCAAGAAAGCGCACGTAAGCTGA
- a CDS encoding peptidoglycan-binding protein, which produces MMTSRRRIMVLTLMLALIAGLLNIVTTVDARRQRPELQLSRQTVRQVQQALKDRGYYDGAVDGIMGVRTRRAIQAFQQEKGLSATGRIDEQTLKKLGIPLKEETTRSGAGASIGGGIKKGAVTAATSTAKASTKAAKASADAGTVAATTTADAATTAGRATAEGGKKAGMAVKRFFTGGDGNNKKKRASRN; this is translated from the coding sequence ATGATGACATCACGACGGAGAATAATGGTATTGACGCTCATGCTGGCGTTGATCGCGGGACTGCTCAATATCGTGACAACGGTGGACGCCAGGCGACAAAGGCCGGAATTGCAATTGAGTCGTCAAACCGTGCGCCAGGTTCAACAAGCATTGAAAGATCGAGGCTATTACGACGGCGCCGTTGACGGCATCATGGGAGTGCGGACGCGGCGCGCAATTCAAGCTTTTCAGCAGGAAAAAGGTCTGTCAGCGACCGGACGCATTGATGAGCAGACGTTGAAAAAGTTAGGTATCCCCCTGAAAGAAGAAACGACACGTTCAGGAGCAGGTGCCAGCATCGGCGGCGGTATCAAGAAAGGGGCTGTTACCGCGGCGACGTCCACCGCCAAAGCCTCTACCAAGGCCGCCAAGGCATCGGCTGACGCTGGAACTGTCGCCGCCACAACGACGGCTGATGCAGCAACGACAGCCGGACGAGCCACCGCAGAAGGCGGCAAAAAGGCCGGCATGGCAGTGAAACGCTTTTTCACCGGCGGCGACGGGAACAACAAGAAGAAACGAGCGTCCCGCAACTGA
- a CDS encoding amidohydrolase yields the protein MKQIHRVASVFLILVMTTLTSAQQSSSSDVVLIQNATVMTVTNGTIQNGSILIRDGKIAAVGKNLRAPAQARVIDATGKFVTPGLIDCHSHIAIDGGVNEGTLSVTSMVRIQDVLDPTDINIYRDLAGGVTTANILHGSANAIGGHNAVIKLRWGKSAKEMIFEGAPPGIKFALGENPKRSNFNPAPGTSPRFPATRMGVEFTIREALTEAREYMRQWDEYRRQIAQNPKSDVLPPKRDLKLDALAEVLRGERLVHAHCYRADEILMLIRLAEEFGFKIATFQHVLEGYKVAKEIAAHGAGASSFSDWWAFKIEAYDAIPYNGALMARKGVLVSFNSDSAELARRMNLEAAKAVKYGGLSDDEALALVTINPAKQLRIDKRVGSIEVGKDADLVIFSGHPLSVYSIVEKVFIDGQLYFDRQADIARRAELEKEKQTLKQQLKQERPGQREGRPEPDRRDVPPPPTPTPQPGGEQ from the coding sequence ATGAAGCAGATTCATCGTGTCGCATCAGTCTTTCTCATTCTGGTCATGACCACGTTGACGTCAGCTCAGCAAAGCAGCTCCAGCGATGTTGTGCTGATCCAAAATGCAACCGTGATGACCGTCACGAATGGCACGATTCAAAACGGTTCGATTCTGATTCGCGACGGGAAGATCGCGGCTGTGGGGAAAAATCTCCGAGCGCCGGCTCAAGCTCGCGTCATTGACGCCACCGGCAAATTTGTCACACCCGGGTTGATTGATTGCCACTCGCATATCGCCATAGATGGCGGCGTCAATGAAGGCACATTGTCGGTGACCTCGATGGTGCGTATCCAAGATGTGTTGGACCCGACCGACATCAATATCTATCGCGACTTGGCGGGTGGCGTGACGACAGCGAACATCCTGCACGGTAGCGCCAACGCCATCGGGGGACATAATGCTGTTATCAAGTTGCGCTGGGGGAAGTCGGCCAAGGAAATGATCTTCGAGGGCGCTCCGCCGGGCATCAAGTTCGCCCTGGGCGAGAATCCGAAGCGGTCCAACTTCAATCCAGCGCCCGGCACCTCGCCACGGTTCCCGGCCACCCGCATGGGCGTTGAATTCACCATTCGAGAAGCGTTGACCGAGGCGCGTGAGTACATGCGCCAGTGGGATGAGTATCGGCGGCAGATCGCTCAGAATCCCAAGAGCGATGTTCTACCGCCCAAGCGCGACCTGAAATTAGATGCCCTGGCCGAAGTGCTGCGAGGTGAGCGGCTCGTGCACGCACATTGCTATCGCGCTGACGAAATCCTCATGCTCATTCGACTGGCTGAGGAATTTGGATTCAAGATCGCCACGTTTCAGCACGTCCTGGAAGGGTACAAAGTGGCGAAGGAAATCGCCGCGCACGGCGCCGGCGCATCGTCGTTTTCCGATTGGTGGGCCTTCAAAATCGAGGCCTACGATGCCATTCCCTACAACGGCGCGCTCATGGCACGCAAGGGAGTGCTCGTCTCATTTAACTCGGATAGCGCCGAACTGGCGCGTCGAATGAACCTGGAAGCCGCCAAGGCCGTCAAATATGGCGGACTGAGCGACGATGAGGCACTCGCATTGGTGACAATCAATCCAGCTAAGCAACTTCGTATTGATAAACGTGTCGGTTCGATCGAAGTCGGCAAGGATGCTGATCTGGTCATCTTCAGTGGTCATCCGCTGAGCGTCTACTCGATTGTTGAGAAGGTGTTCATAGATGGACAGCTCTATTTCGACCGGCAAGCTGATATTGCGCGTCGCGCTGAGCTGGAGAAAGAAAAACAGACACTCAAACAACAACTGAAGCAGGAGCGACCCGGTCAGCGAGAAGGCCGCCCCGAGCCGGATAGGAGAGACGTGCCACCACCGCCAACTCCCACACCACAACCTGGAGGTGAACAATGA
- a CDS encoding pirin family protein — protein sequence MITRRASHERGHTQLSWLDSRHTFSFDRYWDPRYMGFRALRVLNEDWIQPGQGFGMHPHSDMEIITYVLDGALEHRDSLGTGSVIYPGDGQRMTAGAGIRHSEYNHSQTEPVHLLQIWILPQQRGLEPGYEQKQFPMESKRQRWCLMASEDGRDGSVTVHQDVRLFVTILEPGQQLDYSLDSNRHAWLQVARGAVTLNGMALDQGDGAAISDERWLELKATQPAELLLFDLA from the coding sequence ATGATTACACGACGAGCAAGCCACGAACGGGGACATACGCAGTTATCTTGGCTGGACAGCCGCCACACGTTTTCTTTTGATCGCTACTGGGACCCGCGCTACATGGGCTTTCGCGCGCTGCGGGTTCTCAACGAAGACTGGATACAACCCGGCCAGGGCTTTGGCATGCATCCGCACAGCGATATGGAGATCATTACCTATGTGCTCGATGGCGCATTGGAACATCGAGATAGTTTAGGCACCGGCTCGGTCATCTATCCGGGCGACGGGCAGCGAATGACGGCAGGCGCGGGGATTCGGCATAGTGAATACAACCACTCGCAGACGGAGCCAGTGCATCTGCTGCAGATTTGGATTCTGCCGCAACAACGAGGGCTGGAACCCGGTTATGAGCAAAAGCAATTTCCTATGGAGAGCAAGCGCCAGCGTTGGTGTTTGATGGCCTCCGAAGACGGCCGTGATGGCTCGGTGACTGTCCATCAGGATGTCCGTCTCTTTGTTACGATCCTGGAGCCGGGGCAGCAGTTGGATTACTCGCTCGATTCCAATCGGCACGCCTGGTTGCAAGTGGCGCGCGGCGCCGTGACGCTCAATGGCATGGCGCTCGATCAAGGTGATGGCGCCGCCATCAGCGACGAACGCTGGCTTGAACTGAAGGCAACCCAGCCAGCCGAGTTATTGTTGTTTGATTTGGCGTAA
- a CDS encoding class II glutamine amidotransferase: protein MCRFVVYKGPRLLMADLLTRPNHSLIKQSYQAVERTEPLNGDGFGVGWYSPEIDPIPCVWTSTTPAWNNRNLRRLAEKIMSPCMFAHVRAASPGMLVSEVNCHPFQHDRFLWMHNGMIPDFIKIKRRLRQSLRDEFYHLIQGTTDSEHAFAVFLNQLADRRADGGPQHLQQAMLATIEQLNLWTREAGIHQPAYYNFAVTDGETVIATRYVSDPAEEPASLYYSHGAKFICHDGYCHMVAAESHEHAVIIASEPLTNVGDDWKRIPKNHLIMVKPDLEIELIAI, encoded by the coding sequence ATGTGTCGGTTCGTCGTGTATAAAGGTCCGCGCTTACTGATGGCCGATTTACTGACACGGCCCAATCACTCGCTGATTAAACAGAGCTATCAGGCTGTTGAGCGAACAGAGCCGCTCAATGGAGACGGCTTTGGAGTTGGCTGGTATTCGCCGGAGATTGATCCGATTCCCTGTGTGTGGACCAGCACAACGCCAGCATGGAACAATCGCAATCTGCGGCGTCTGGCTGAGAAAATCATGTCGCCGTGCATGTTCGCTCATGTGCGCGCGGCTTCGCCGGGCATGCTCGTGAGCGAGGTGAACTGCCATCCGTTCCAGCACGACCGGTTCCTGTGGATGCACAACGGCATGATCCCTGATTTCATCAAGATCAAACGTCGTCTCCGGCAGTCGTTGCGCGACGAGTTTTATCATTTGATTCAGGGGACGACCGACTCGGAGCATGCCTTTGCTGTGTTTCTCAATCAATTGGCCGATCGTCGCGCTGATGGAGGGCCTCAGCATTTACAGCAGGCCATGCTGGCAACGATTGAGCAATTGAATCTCTGGACACGCGAGGCCGGCATCCATCAACCCGCGTATTACAACTTCGCCGTGACTGATGGCGAGACGGTCATCGCGACGCGCTACGTGAGCGACCCTGCCGAGGAGCCGGCCTCGCTCTATTATTCGCACGGCGCTAAATTCATCTGCCACGATGGGTATTGCCACATGGTGGCGGCTGAGTCCCATGAGCATGCCGTCATCATTGCTTCGGAGCCGCTGACCAACGTGGGAGATGATTGGAAGCGAATTCCTAAAAATCATCTGATTATGGTGAAGCCTGACTTGGAAATTGAGCTCATCGCGATCTGA
- a CDS encoding amidohydrolase family protein, producing MRWKIPLSRHWSFRWLAVALVCGNALYVPLLGVSSDGPLVYAIKDARIVTVTGGTLAKGTVLIRDGLIESVGERVQIPPDARVLEGAGLTVYPGLIDAHAEIALEQPQQAGQRQTRPGSGQPSPPPSLENKMSPDKLAADQLKVDEATFEKYRNAGITTALTIPRRGIFIGQSALINLAGEKAAQLVVQSPVALHIGLESTGGFREYPSSLMGVISYIRQTLYDAQHYQLERQRYQATRRGMRRPEMNNALEALQPVIAGRLPVVMVAQEAKEIHRAIELAEEFKLKCIISGATESAQVAELLRAKQIPVLLSLNFPTEPRDADPEADTPVRVLRQRAEAPKAAAMLQRAGVKFAFTSGFMSDPKDFIKNAAKAVKAGLAEADALKALTINAAEIFGVAEQLGSIEAGKIANLLVTDGDLFNEKATIKYVFIDGRQFEIKKEPSRATPAGEQPPVDATGMWNLTVETPQGAVQVTANVQQSGTTLGGTISSLFGEASISSGSIRGRTVQFAASINIGGQPTKVEFDGTIQGDSINGTVSVSGQGSFPFSGTRPK from the coding sequence ATGAGGTGGAAAATACCTTTATCACGACATTGGTCTTTTCGATGGCTCGCCGTCGCGCTCGTGTGTGGGAACGCCTTGTATGTTCCATTGCTCGGCGTCTCTTCAGACGGGCCACTGGTATATGCCATCAAAGACGCGCGGATCGTCACTGTGACCGGCGGTACGTTAGCCAAGGGCACGGTTCTGATCCGCGATGGTCTCATCGAATCGGTTGGCGAGCGCGTGCAGATTCCCCCGGATGCGCGTGTACTTGAGGGTGCAGGCTTAACCGTCTATCCGGGATTGATTGATGCTCACGCTGAGATCGCTCTGGAACAGCCGCAGCAAGCGGGACAACGACAAACACGCCCCGGCAGCGGCCAGCCTTCACCGCCTCCTTCACTCGAAAACAAGATGAGCCCCGATAAACTGGCAGCCGACCAACTCAAAGTTGATGAGGCAACGTTTGAAAAGTATCGCAATGCCGGTATCACCACGGCCTTAACAATTCCGCGTCGCGGCATTTTCATTGGCCAAAGCGCGCTGATCAATCTGGCCGGAGAGAAAGCGGCGCAGCTGGTTGTGCAATCGCCGGTGGCATTGCACATTGGCTTAGAAAGCACCGGCGGATTCCGTGAGTACCCCAGTTCATTGATGGGCGTGATTTCATATATTCGTCAGACGCTCTACGATGCACAGCATTACCAGCTCGAGCGCCAACGCTATCAAGCCACCAGACGCGGCATGCGGCGCCCTGAAATGAACAATGCCCTCGAAGCGTTGCAACCGGTGATTGCCGGACGTCTGCCTGTTGTCATGGTGGCTCAGGAGGCGAAAGAGATTCACCGAGCCATTGAGTTGGCGGAGGAATTCAAGCTCAAATGCATCATCTCCGGCGCAACGGAGAGCGCGCAGGTGGCCGAATTGTTACGTGCCAAGCAAATTCCTGTGCTCCTGAGCTTGAACTTTCCGACTGAGCCGAGAGACGCTGACCCCGAAGCTGACACGCCGGTGCGCGTGCTCAGGCAACGGGCCGAAGCGCCGAAAGCCGCCGCTATGCTCCAACGCGCCGGCGTCAAATTTGCCTTCACTTCGGGGTTTATGAGTGATCCAAAAGATTTCATCAAGAATGCCGCCAAAGCGGTCAAAGCAGGATTGGCTGAAGCCGATGCACTGAAGGCGCTCACCATCAATGCGGCAGAAATTTTCGGCGTGGCCGAGCAACTGGGTAGCATTGAAGCCGGCAAAATTGCCAACCTGCTGGTGACCGACGGCGACCTGTTCAATGAGAAGGCAACCATCAAATACGTCTTCATTGACGGTCGTCAATTTGAGATCAAGAAAGAGCCGTCCAGAGCGACGCCTGCGGGCGAGCAGCCGCCGGTGGACGCCACTGGTATGTGGAACCTCACGGTTGAAACGCCACAGGGAGCCGTGCAAGTCACGGCCAACGTGCAGCAGTCCGGGACGACCCTTGGCGGCACGATTTCCAGCCTCTTTGGCGAAGCGAGCATTTCCAGTGGTTCGATCCGCGGCCGGACAGTTCAGTTCGCTGCTTCTATCAACATCGGTGGACAGCCCACCAAAGTCGAATTTGATGGCACCATTCAAGGTGATTCCATCAACGGGACGGTATCCGTATCAGGACAGGGATCGTTTCCTTTCTCAGGAACGCGACCCAAATAA